The DNA window GGTTCTTCAATATCAATTCTTTTTTGTGTATACATTGCGCCAGTAGAGATATTGAAACGCTTGGCAATCTGACGGTCTATCATCATACCATATCCGTTAGCATAATTTATTCTTTGCTTATCGTTGCTTCTATAAAGATTTGTCATGGCTGCTAAAGCAGCTCCAAATCTCCATTTTCCAACAGCACTAGCCACAGGATTTTTCCTAACTACCTCCTCATTTTGAATTACAGAAGCAAGAGCCGTTTCATCAATTTCTATTTCTGGTAATGTTATTTCTTCTGCTTCTGGGTTAAAAAATAGTGCTGAATTGTTTTTGTCAAGTGCCAAAACAGACAGTTTTCTTTCTGAATGTATATCTTCTAGCAAAGTGTTGTTAGGCTCTACTATATCATTATTATCTGAATTGAAATTATTTGAAACAGTAGTAACTTGATTGATTGTTGAGTTAGAAACACCAGTATTTTTACTGATTTTCTCTACTTCAAAAAGTGATTTTGTTCTAGTGAATTTTTCTGATTTTTGATTTTGTTCTAGTGAATTTTTTGCTAGGTTTTGATTTGAAATTATCTCTTCTTGTATATTCGTATTTGTTTCTTCAATACTTGATGCGTTTATAGGTTGTGATAAAGAATTATTTTTGTTGCTTTGATTGTAAATAGCAAGATTTTTATTTGATACTTCTTTTGCTGAATTATCTAAAAATTGATATCCTCCAAACAAAAGCACCACGGCAGCAGCTCCCATACTTGCCCACATAGCCAATCTACGGAATACAACTTTTCTACGGTCTTTTTCATTATGAGCAGCTAGTTTTGATTGCATAGCCGACCAATCAGCAGGTTCAAAAGTGGGTTCATAGTTTTGAGCCACCTCTCTAAACCTTTCTGTGAAACGCTCTTCTGCCGATTTGCCTTGACCGTTATCGTATATATGCTTCATACTTTTTTCCGAAATGCTCTTTTATTAATACTCGTAATTTTTGTTTTGCTCTTGATAAGTTGGAACGAGAAGTTCCTGCTGGTATTCCCATTTGCTCTCCAATTTCTTCGTGCGAATAGCCTTCAATTTCATAGAGGTTGAAAGTAATTCTATAAACATCTGGTAATGACTGTACTAAGGCATAAATTTCTTCTGCACTCATTTGGTCTATTACGTCGCCTGTCGAATCTTCCTCTCTATCTGCATATTCCACATCCAAATGATTGGAATGTTTTTCATTTTTGCGATAAAAATCTATCGCTGTATTGATAATAATTCGGCGAAGCCACCCCCTAAAAGACTTTTTGGTGTCGTACTGATTTACTTTTGTAAATACTTTCATAAAACTATCATTCAATACCTCACTTGCTTCGTCTTTGCTCTTGCAATAACGTAGCGAGACCGACATCGCATATCCATAAAAATGTTTGTACAACATCTCTTGGCTCTTTGCGTGCTTTTTTCGGCAGCCTTCAATAAGGCGAATTTCGATATCTGTTAGCTCTATGGCTTTCACCAAAAATTAATGATTAAGTTGTTCGTTTAGGGTTTTTATCTTGCTTTCAAAGTCATTACGTAGGTAAGTTAGAAAGTGCTGCAAAGGTGTTGCAAAAAAAACGAAAAAATTAGTTTTTATTTATTTTTTTCTAAAAACTTATCTTAATCTTCTTTAAAATGGGAGATGAGAGAGGGGAAACTATGTGCAATGGAAAGTAGTTAGTATCCAATCTGGTTTATTCTAACTTTTCGGAGTGAAGTGTCTTTTTTAGTAGCTTCAAGGTTATAACTTCCTTTTCTGTCGTAAAAATTATCTTGCATGCTGTCTCTATTTATTTTTCTGACTAGAGAATCTTTTTTACCTATATTTTTACGAATAGTAGAGACTAATTTTTCTGAAGGCGAGGAAACCTTTAGCTGATGACGGTCAGAGAAAAGAACAAAGAAAAATTTTAAGAACACAAACAAGCCCACAAATATAATTGTTGGAAGAAGAACAACTAGAAATTTGGAATTGGCTATATATCTAAAGAATTGTAGCATTAAGAAAAATAGACAGTAGATTATATTTTGTAATAAGCAAATAAAAAATATTAATTCAAAACAGACTCTAGTTTGGAGGCAGCTTCAAAAAGTAAATTTTCACTATTTGGCAAACAACACAGCATTACAGAAGTAGGCAAACCTGTTTTTTTATCTCTATATTTCCACGCTGGAACAGTAATAGAAGGCAAATTCATTACGTTAGTAAAAATCATTGGCGAAAAAATATTAGGCAAAATAGGAGACATATCTATCGGTAATGTTTGATTGTGCTTCAATGCTACATCTCCAGATGTAGGCAGAAGTAAAACTCCTCTTTTTCCAATTTGTTCATATAGTTTTTCTTTCTCTTGCTGACAAAACTGAATGAGCTTTTCCAAATCTTTATCAGAAGGCTCTAAAAACTTAGAAGCCAAAAGTACAGAATAAATTTCACCTGAAACAGTTTTTCCACCTGTTACTCTACGTAAAGACTCTACAAAAACAGAAATTCCTATATTTTTATCATTTCTTAACCAATCTTTTAAACCCAGTTTCATTGCCTTGAGCATTATCTTACCAAAATTCCAATGAATTTTGGATATACTGTCAATTACCAAGTTTCTAGGTTGTAATCCTTGATGTATAAGAACCTGTTTAGCTTGTGTCAAAGCCTTTTTAATTATATTGTTTTGTATTTCGGTATCAAAATCTGTACTTATCAATAGTTCTGCATTTTGTAAGTCGTTATTGTCTGTTGGAAGTTTATCAGCAATAATTTCATAGACTAATTTTGCATCTCTAACTGTATGAGTAATCGGACCAACAGCCAACCAATCGTTTAAATACCAATCTTCACGCTCCACAAATGGAAAGACTCCCTTTTTACTAACAGCTCTTCCTGCAGGCTTAAACCCTACCAAACCACAACAGTGTGCTGGATAACGAATAGAACCACCTACATCTGTGGCGATACCCAAAACAGCCCCCCCCGAAGCAATTAGAGCTGCTTCACCCCCAGACGAACCACCAGGAATATAATCTTGTAAATATGGATTATTAGTAACTCCAAAACGAGGGTTTTTTGTCTCGTGAGCAAAACTAAATTCTGGTGTGTTGCCACGAGCTACTATAATTGCACCTTCCTTTTTCAATTTCTCAACAACAAGAGCATCTTTCTCTACTTTTTTTGGTGGCATTCGTATAGAACCTGCTGTTACTTCTTCGCCTCCTATGCCAATAGATTCTTTTACTGAAATAGGAATGCCTGCTAATTTTCCTTTTTCTTTTCTACTAGATTCAGTAAGTTCTTTAGCTTCTAGTAATGCTTTTTCTGCAAAAAGCTGAGTAGCTGCATTGAGTTTTTGATGGTTTTCTGCAATATTTCGAAGTGATTTTTCTACGGTATCTAATGGAGTTGTTTTTCCAGCTTCAAAGGCTTCTAAAAGTGAAGTAGCATCGGAAAATTGATTTGTAGTTATTGGACGTTTAAAATTATAGTTTGACATAAAATAGAGTTTGGATAAGCAATAACATACAATTAAATACAGAAGTAGAGATTTTGTTTGACGAACTAAAATGAAAATAACATAGTTTAGGTAAAAATAAATATCTGAATTTTATCTGTCA is part of the Bernardetia sp. genome and encodes:
- a CDS encoding outer membrane beta-barrel protein — translated: MKHIYDNGQGKSAEERFTERFREVAQNYEPTFEPADWSAMQSKLAAHNEKDRRKVVFRRLAMWASMGAAAVVLLFGGYQFLDNSAKEVSNKNLAIYNQSNKNNSLSQPINASSIEETNTNIQEEIISNQNLAKNSLEQNQKSEKFTRTKSLFEVEKISKNTGVSNSTINQVTTVSNNFNSDNNDIVEPNNTLLEDIHSERKLSVLALDKNNSALFFNPEAEEITLPEIEIDETALASVIQNEEVVRKNPVASAVGKWRFGAALAAMTNLYRSNDKQRINYANGYGMMIDRQIAKRFNISTGAMYTQKRIDIEEPLDISDIATSFDPNINDAAWVKKNKTQINWQLLDLPVNIRYDAIQTKRNKWFASVGTSNYFFLKENYESDYTVSFPDTYDPRLTRTQEVVRQRETQSAIQLFATINVSAGVETSLGKHLTLQVEPYWKFPVRSLGSEGVFVQTGGLLTRINFAL
- a CDS encoding RNA polymerase sigma factor, with protein sequence MKAIELTDIEIRLIEGCRKKHAKSQEMLYKHFYGYAMSVSLRYCKSKDEASEVLNDSFMKVFTKVNQYDTKKSFRGWLRRIIINTAIDFYRKNEKHSNHLDVEYADREEDSTGDVIDQMSAEEIYALVQSLPDVYRITFNLYEIEGYSHEEIGEQMGIPAGTSRSNLSRAKQKLRVLIKEHFGKKYEAYIR
- a CDS encoding amidase codes for the protein MSNYNFKRPITTNQFSDATSLLEAFEAGKTTPLDTVEKSLRNIAENHQKLNAATQLFAEKALLEAKELTESSRKEKGKLAGIPISVKESIGIGGEEVTAGSIRMPPKKVEKDALVVEKLKKEGAIIVARGNTPEFSFAHETKNPRFGVTNNPYLQDYIPGGSSGGEAALIASGGAVLGIATDVGGSIRYPAHCCGLVGFKPAGRAVSKKGVFPFVEREDWYLNDWLAVGPITHTVRDAKLVYEIIADKLPTDNNDLQNAELLISTDFDTEIQNNIIKKALTQAKQVLIHQGLQPRNLVIDSISKIHWNFGKIMLKAMKLGLKDWLRNDKNIGISVFVESLRRVTGGKTVSGEIYSVLLASKFLEPSDKDLEKLIQFCQQEKEKLYEQIGKRGVLLLPTSGDVALKHNQTLPIDMSPILPNIFSPMIFTNVMNLPSITVPAWKYRDKKTGLPTSVMLCCLPNSENLLFEAASKLESVLN